A stretch of Prosthecobacter algae DNA encodes these proteins:
- a CDS encoding sensor histidine kinase, translating into MTITLLSLALLLLAAWAWRREQHWRSSVQQVTKAAGLTIFEADKLSARFQGLAEAQHALNKEEYLRRLFESLLNEIRQGVVIVDDHQRIKFCNRTMGHLFHRPSIHRGRTLLEEFSDHQVSDTVQAALQNQRRTVKEIDVHTTLGSGAISTRHYLIEAAPLPAKAEAGAWLMVYDITEQTLAEQVRKDFVANASHELRTPLTLINGYIETLQSGLIKDETALRRCLDVMEKHGKRIIRIIEDMLTISRLENGSSALNLEAFTARSCVQDALDHLSPMLEGRDARINLDFPPDGGQMVGDRFYWDQVFTNLLENAIKENPNPGLILKVTGQWFADHCLLTISDNGIGIAAHDLPFVFKRFFRGHKHHSPEIKGTGLGLSIVRRTVEAHGGTIDLTSTPGVETTFRIRVPLTPSIPG; encoded by the coding sequence ATGACCATCACCTTGCTTAGCCTCGCCCTCTTGCTCCTTGCAGCCTGGGCCTGGCGGCGTGAGCAGCACTGGCGCAGCAGCGTCCAGCAAGTGACCAAGGCCGCAGGGCTCACCATTTTCGAGGCCGACAAGCTCAGCGCTCGCTTTCAGGGCCTGGCCGAGGCCCAGCACGCGCTGAACAAGGAGGAGTACCTGCGCCGTCTCTTCGAGTCCCTGCTCAATGAAATCCGCCAGGGGGTCGTCATTGTGGATGACCACCAGCGCATCAAATTTTGCAACCGAACGATGGGGCACCTTTTCCATCGGCCATCCATCCATCGTGGCCGGACGCTGCTGGAGGAGTTTTCAGACCACCAGGTCAGCGACACCGTACAGGCGGCGTTGCAAAACCAGCGTCGAACGGTGAAGGAGATCGACGTCCACACCACCCTCGGCTCTGGGGCCATCAGCACCCGCCATTACCTCATCGAGGCGGCCCCGCTCCCAGCCAAAGCCGAGGCCGGAGCCTGGCTGATGGTCTATGATATCACGGAGCAGACCCTCGCCGAGCAGGTGCGCAAAGACTTCGTGGCCAATGCCTCCCACGAACTGCGCACGCCGCTGACCCTCATCAACGGCTACATTGAGACGCTGCAAAGCGGCCTTATCAAGGATGAAACTGCCCTGCGTCGCTGCCTCGACGTCATGGAAAAGCATGGCAAGCGCATCATCCGCATCATTGAGGACATGCTCACCATCTCCCGTCTGGAAAACGGCAGTTCCGCCCTCAATCTCGAGGCCTTCACCGCACGCTCCTGTGTGCAGGATGCTCTGGACCACCTGTCCCCGATGCTGGAAGGGCGGGATGCCCGCATCAATCTGGATTTCCCGCCCGATGGCGGCCAGATGGTGGGCGACCGCTTTTACTGGGACCAGGTGTTCACCAACCTGCTGGAAAACGCCATCAAGGAGAACCCCAATCCGGGACTCATCCTCAAGGTGACGGGCCAGTGGTTTGCCGACCACTGCCTGCTGACGATTTCCGACAATGGCATCGGCATTGCCGCCCACGATCTGCCTTTTGTGTTCAAGCGTTTCTTCCGTGGGCACAAGCACCACTCTCCCGAAATTAAGGGTACTGGGCTCGGCCTTAGCATCGTCCGCCGCACGGTGGAGGCGCATGGTGGCACGATTGACCTCACCAGTACCCCTGGGGTGGAGACCACCTTTCGCATCCGGGTGCCGTTGACTCCCAGCATCCCTGGGTGA
- the gluQRS gene encoding tRNA glutamyl-Q(34) synthetase GluQRS, producing MPIITRFAPSPTGWLHLGHAYAALFAEQKARQNSGRFLLRLEDIDGTRARPEYETALFDDLRWLGLTWEQPVLRQSDHAQDYRRALDELAALELLYPCFCTRREIQEEIAQAAQAPHGPDGALYPGTCRNRSVVERTERIAAGQPYALRLDVAKAIALAGHGLTWEDGNRGLQRAEPAVFGDVVLARKDTPASYHLAVVVDDARQGITLVTRGEDLFEATHLHRLLQELLKLPVPQWHHHRLIADENGRRLAKRDNARSLRTLRDEGWTAARVREVLEVESAQHQNS from the coding sequence ATGCCTATCATCACCCGTTTTGCCCCCAGTCCCACCGGTTGGCTGCACCTGGGTCATGCGTATGCGGCGCTGTTTGCCGAACAAAAAGCGCGACAAAACTCAGGCAGGTTCCTCCTGCGGCTGGAGGACATCGACGGCACACGTGCCCGCCCGGAATATGAAACGGCGCTCTTCGATGACCTGCGCTGGCTCGGGCTGACGTGGGAACAGCCTGTGCTGCGACAGTCTGACCATGCGCAGGACTATCGGCGGGCGCTGGATGAACTGGCAGCCCTGGAGCTGCTGTATCCCTGCTTTTGCACCCGTCGCGAAATTCAGGAGGAGATCGCCCAGGCAGCCCAGGCCCCGCATGGTCCAGATGGGGCTCTTTACCCCGGCACCTGCCGAAACCGCAGCGTCGTTGAACGGACCGAACGCATCGCTGCCGGGCAGCCCTACGCCCTGCGGCTGGATGTGGCCAAAGCTATCGCCCTAGCGGGCCACGGCCTGACCTGGGAGGATGGCAACCGGGGCCTGCAAAGGGCGGAACCTGCGGTCTTTGGGGATGTGGTGCTGGCCCGCAAGGATACGCCTGCGAGCTATCACCTAGCCGTAGTGGTTGACGATGCCCGGCAAGGCATCACCCTGGTGACACGGGGAGAGGATCTCTTTGAAGCCACCCACCTGCACCGTCTGCTGCAAGAGCTGCTGAAGCTTCCGGTGCCTCAGTGGCATCACCACCGACTCATCGCCGATGAAAACGGCCGCCGTTTGGCAAAGCGGGACAATGCCCGCTCCCTGCGCACCTTGCGGGACGAAGGCTGGACAGCGGCCCGGGTCCGCGAGGTGCTGGAGGTCGAATCGGCCCAACACCAAAACTCATAA
- a CDS encoding alpha/beta hydrolase: MKWLPSFALFFLTVTAFTPAAEPITLKLWPKGAPEKEGFKIEPEAEIKREKEDGVKRLGNVSDPTITIYPADKPNGTAVLVCPGGGYGILAIEHEGTQVCDYLRTLGVTPVLLKYRVPRRDNDDPSRVPLQDTQRAIGILRHRAAEFGIQPDRIGILGFSAGGHLSIVTALHANERSYEQDPALDVADATPNFAIPVYPAYLVGKENEFALLPEIKVTAKAPPMCLVHAHDDPHSAAGSALIYLEYKKNKLPCEIHIYSTGGHGFGMKKKGLPVDNWLVRVGEWLPTLYPAK, encoded by the coding sequence ATGAAATGGCTGCCTTCCTTTGCCCTGTTTTTTCTCACGGTCACCGCTTTCACTCCAGCGGCAGAGCCTATCACACTCAAGCTTTGGCCCAAAGGTGCGCCTGAAAAAGAGGGGTTCAAAATTGAGCCTGAGGCCGAAATCAAGCGTGAAAAGGAGGATGGGGTGAAGCGTCTGGGCAATGTCTCGGATCCCACCATCACCATCTATCCTGCTGACAAGCCCAACGGCACCGCCGTGCTGGTCTGCCCCGGCGGCGGCTATGGCATCCTGGCCATTGAGCATGAGGGCACCCAGGTCTGCGATTACCTGCGCACTCTGGGGGTCACCCCTGTGCTGCTGAAGTATCGTGTGCCCCGCCGCGACAATGATGATCCCAGCCGTGTGCCGCTGCAGGATACGCAGCGCGCCATCGGCATCCTCCGCCATCGTGCGGCCGAGTTTGGCATTCAGCCAGACCGTATCGGCATCCTGGGTTTCTCTGCCGGTGGCCATCTTTCCATTGTGACCGCATTGCATGCCAATGAGCGAAGCTATGAGCAGGACCCTGCGCTGGATGTGGCCGATGCCACGCCTAACTTTGCCATTCCTGTCTATCCAGCCTACTTGGTGGGGAAGGAGAATGAGTTTGCCCTCCTGCCCGAAATCAAGGTGACTGCCAAGGCTCCTCCCATGTGCCTGGTCCATGCCCATGACGATCCCCACAGCGCTGCCGGCAGCGCGCTCATCTACCTTGAGTACAAAAAGAACAAGCTGCCCTGCGAGATTCACATCTACAGCACGGGCGGCCATGGTTTCGGCATGAAGAAGAAGGGACTGCCGGTGGACAACTGGCTCGTCCGCGTCGGCGAATGGCTGCCGACGCTTTACCCAGCCAAGTAA
- a CDS encoding sigma-54 dependent transcriptional regulator, which produces MADIPDSRILIVDPDPDFLVWASGHLKAPGVSVSTAERAEEGLANYQKSRADLVLAEVRLPGTSGIELLKRLRQTDPNAMVILFSGIASTSNVIEAMRLGAYDVLGKEKLPYELRTVVESALRANESRRVTRANASEIPAETIQETIIGRSGPMQDVFKMIGRVSRSDAPVMVTGESGCGKELVARAIHKFSPRTQKEFVGINITSIPDNLMESEIFGHEKGSFTGAVTQRIGRFEQCDGGTLFLDEIGDMPLAVQSKLLRVLQEGEFCRVGSNQVLKCDVRVLAATNKDLEAEVAKGTFREDLFYRLNVVRIHIPPLRERREDVRLLAEFFLHRQSARRRGLTMRFTEDALALLEAYDWPGNVRELENTIQRACALCNSDVLLASDIPLGSTGSRHGNSASTVTRMRDALTMLLNTAQNSPDIELLPWVERELSRMAYRHYEEDAAKTSKLLGITSAELQENLGAPAVKKATAKKVG; this is translated from the coding sequence ATGGCAGACATCCCGGACTCTCGAATTCTCATCGTGGACCCTGACCCAGACTTTCTCGTCTGGGCATCGGGACACCTGAAGGCACCCGGCGTCTCCGTCAGCACTGCTGAACGGGCCGAAGAGGGACTGGCCAATTACCAGAAAAGCCGGGCGGATCTCGTCCTGGCCGAAGTGCGCCTGCCCGGCACCTCCGGCATTGAGCTCCTCAAGCGCCTGCGCCAGACCGACCCGAACGCGATGGTCATTCTTTTCAGTGGCATCGCCAGCACCAGCAACGTCATCGAGGCCATGCGCCTCGGTGCCTACGATGTGCTCGGCAAGGAAAAGCTGCCTTACGAACTGCGCACCGTGGTCGAAAGTGCCCTCCGTGCCAATGAATCCCGCCGCGTCACCCGCGCCAACGCCTCCGAGATTCCCGCCGAAACCATCCAAGAGACCATCATCGGCCGTTCCGGGCCCATGCAGGACGTCTTTAAGATGATCGGTCGTGTCTCCCGCAGTGATGCCCCCGTCATGGTCACTGGCGAAAGCGGCTGCGGCAAGGAACTCGTCGCCCGCGCCATTCACAAATTCAGCCCGCGCACCCAAAAAGAATTCGTCGGCATCAACATCACGTCCATTCCGGACAACCTGATGGAGAGCGAAATCTTTGGCCATGAAAAAGGCAGCTTCACCGGTGCCGTCACCCAGCGCATCGGCCGTTTCGAGCAATGCGACGGCGGCACCCTTTTCCTTGATGAAATCGGCGACATGCCGCTTGCCGTGCAAAGCAAGCTCCTCCGTGTGCTTCAGGAAGGCGAATTCTGCCGTGTCGGTAGCAATCAGGTCCTGAAATGTGACGTGCGCGTCCTCGCTGCCACGAACAAAGATCTCGAAGCCGAAGTCGCCAAAGGCACCTTCCGCGAAGATCTTTTCTATCGTCTCAATGTCGTCCGCATCCACATACCGCCGCTCCGCGAGCGTCGCGAAGATGTGCGCCTCCTGGCCGAATTTTTCCTGCACCGCCAGTCTGCCCGCCGTCGTGGCCTGACCATGCGCTTCACCGAAGACGCCCTCGCCCTGCTGGAGGCCTACGACTGGCCCGGCAACGTCCGCGAACTGGAAAACACCATCCAGCGCGCCTGCGCCCTCTGCAATTCGGACGTCCTGCTCGCCTCAGACATCCCGCTCGGCAGCACCGGTAGCCGCCATGGCAATTCCGCCAGCACCGTCACCCGCATGCGCGATGCCCTGACTATGCTGCTCAACACTGCGCAGAACAGTCCCGACATTGAGCTACTGCCTTGGGTTGAGCGTGAGCTTTCCCGCATGGCATACCGCCATTACGAGGAAGATGCCGCCAAGACCTCGAAGCTCCTCGGCATCACCTCTGCCGAACTCCAGGAAAACCTGGGAGCCCCCGCCGTCAAAAAGGCCACGGCCAAGAAAGTCGGTTAA
- a CDS encoding polyprenyl synthetase family protein yields the protein MSTVAVRSATLPPAIPGLVRRFRQPKKNIPQTKQDRDFVLQAVREYAEQTKLVPPVPIDELQVHTDKIMALNGIEKIYRDYTGVLLANETWRESLATVPFEKRLLLMPKCLRIESKCPAPFDEFGLLCKQCGLCSIQDFQNEAEKLGYAVLVAEGSAIVMSLIQTGKIEAIVGISCLPVLERTFPYVEAAAIPAVAVPLLQDDCIDTTVDVDWVWDYIHLTSEDKTRRLNLNDLHEEVKTWFTPEALEAILGKPSCQTEQIAREWLGRAGKRWRPFLTIAAYQALREDPEAPISDDLKLAAISVEAFHKASLIHDDIEDNDAERYGEPTLHSEHGIPVALNVGDLLIGEGYRLLAEMKCASHIRSACLKVAAEGQRELCRGQGAELLWNNHPVALSNTQVLEIFRSKTAPAFEVALKIGAAMAGQLDETADALHTYSENLGIAYQIRDDLDDLGDDSAADNNVSIRPSIILALLRERGKGEVKEIMEALWNGQATSLPDKPTIRKWAEESGAYDKSTLMLETYKEAAIRSLQEVELPNLKGLLRRVIGKIFNELEIKGWCREFEQKNANPELREQAAKAAEHLVPNTVVAA from the coding sequence ATGTCCACCGTCGCTGTCCGTTCTGCCACCCTGCCCCCAGCCATCCCCGGACTTGTGAGGCGCTTTAGGCAGCCCAAAAAGAACATCCCGCAGACCAAGCAGGACCGTGATTTCGTCCTGCAGGCCGTGCGTGAATATGCGGAGCAGACCAAACTCGTCCCGCCTGTGCCCATTGATGAGCTCCAAGTCCACACGGACAAGATCATGGCCCTCAACGGCATCGAAAAGATCTATCGCGACTACACCGGTGTGCTTCTGGCCAATGAAACCTGGCGCGAGTCCCTGGCCACCGTGCCATTTGAAAAACGCCTCCTGCTGATGCCCAAGTGCCTCCGCATCGAGAGCAAATGCCCCGCTCCCTTTGATGAATTTGGTCTCCTCTGCAAGCAGTGCGGCCTCTGCAGCATCCAGGACTTCCAAAACGAAGCCGAAAAGCTCGGTTACGCCGTCCTGGTGGCCGAAGGCAGCGCCATCGTCATGTCCCTCATCCAGACTGGCAAGATCGAGGCCATCGTGGGCATCTCCTGCCTGCCCGTTTTGGAGCGCACTTTCCCTTACGTCGAAGCCGCCGCCATCCCCGCCGTGGCCGTGCCGCTGCTTCAGGATGACTGCATTGACACCACGGTGGATGTGGACTGGGTCTGGGACTACATCCACCTCACCAGCGAGGACAAAACCCGCCGTCTGAATCTGAACGACCTTCACGAGGAAGTGAAGACCTGGTTCACCCCCGAGGCCCTGGAGGCCATCCTGGGCAAACCCAGCTGCCAGACCGAGCAGATCGCCCGCGAATGGCTGGGCCGCGCTGGCAAACGCTGGCGCCCCTTCCTCACCATCGCCGCCTACCAAGCCCTTCGTGAAGATCCCGAGGCCCCCATCTCAGACGACCTGAAACTCGCCGCCATCTCTGTCGAAGCCTTCCACAAAGCCTCGCTTATCCACGATGACATAGAGGACAACGATGCCGAACGTTACGGCGAACCTACCCTCCATTCCGAGCACGGCATCCCCGTGGCCCTGAACGTGGGAGATCTTCTCATCGGCGAAGGCTACCGCCTCCTGGCTGAAATGAAATGCGCCAGCCACATCCGCAGCGCGTGCCTCAAAGTCGCCGCAGAAGGCCAGCGCGAACTCTGCCGCGGCCAGGGTGCTGAGCTCCTGTGGAACAACCACCCCGTCGCCCTCAGCAACACCCAGGTGTTGGAAATCTTCCGCAGCAAAACCGCTCCCGCCTTTGAGGTCGCTTTGAAAATCGGGGCTGCCATGGCCGGCCAGCTCGACGAAACCGCCGACGCACTCCACACTTACAGCGAAAACCTCGGCATCGCCTACCAGATCCGCGATGACCTCGATGATCTTGGCGATGACTCCGCAGCCGACAACAATGTCAGCATACGCCCCAGCATCATCCTCGCCCTCCTTCGCGAGCGCGGCAAAGGCGAGGTCAAGGAAATCATGGAGGCCCTCTGGAACGGCCAGGCCACCAGCCTGCCTGACAAGCCCACCATTCGCAAATGGGCCGAGGAATCCGGTGCTTACGACAAATCCACCCTCATGCTAGAAACCTACAAGGAGGCCGCCATCCGCAGCCTCCAGGAGGTGGAGCTACCCAACCTCAAAGGTCTTCTGCGTCGTGTGATCGGCAAAATCTTCAACGAACTCGAAATCAAAGGCTGGTGCCGTGAGTTCGAGCAAAAGAACGCCAATCCCGAATTGCGTGAGCAAGCTGCCAAGGCCGCAGAGCATCTGGTGCCTAATACGGTGGTTGCGGCGTAG
- a CDS encoding DUF1592 domain-containing protein, producing MIRCVYSLPALLVASLGLADVVRAAEPFDIFLEKHCLSCHGPDKVKGDLRIDQLSRDFKLGADSHHWAEVIEQVNSGEMPPKKEKKPTQEEIEAFVTSLDSRIKEGRAGRMAARPAVTHYRLSRKEYQNTVYDLLGVRYDPAKPGELNEDTLWHGFERIGSELSLSPSHVDRYYRAAGTVLDRAFPPAASGEARKVRKTAADLRYNGGKEQQAALDRFGIKRPLRYLLFPGTVQNALSPQWFGKMGPEHSGLYKVRIQASGIRPLGGQPAHLSIGKRTGEETVDSVIDLDITAPEDKPQVYEFEVFLEMPATLDFCIVATDVVDRRSGAAFRNALSSRGGYIFTHSSETVLLNPNAPQMFDDKGNGLFSTVLLDWIEWEGPLATEVEKSRRKDVVPADDATPEVVAEHLQRFAERAWRRSVNKEELEPYLQSYRIEREAGEKPAEAYRVAMQGVLTSRNFLYLVEGEPTAREQLTDMELASRLSYFLWSSMPDETLFNAAKGGGLKDEGLKKELDRILTDSKINRFVDDFSRQWLQLHRVGMFPPDKKLYPAYDRWLEMSMRAEPVEFFREMLTKNLPMESFLDSDWTMANSRLCDFYGLPEPKTASFQRVSLKPEDRRGGLLTMGATLGLTSDGTRHRPVHRGVWLSEVIFAKTPPPPPANVPAIEPNPPKSPKATLRDKLEAHRNDANCAACHAKIDPLGLAWDNYDAIGQWRTHENVAAGVGANPLVNPSGEMPDGRAFKDANDFKRLLIEDREKFVQAFIEHLCTYGLRRVLTVDDQEDITAIVTEAKKNQYGVKDIVRAVALSKLMRKR from the coding sequence ATGATACGTTGCGTTTACAGCCTGCCAGCCCTCCTCGTCGCCAGCCTTGGCCTTGCCGATGTCGTCCGTGCAGCCGAGCCGTTTGACATCTTCTTGGAGAAGCACTGCCTCAGTTGTCATGGTCCCGACAAAGTGAAGGGGGACTTGAGGATCGACCAGCTTTCGCGCGATTTCAAGCTGGGCGCGGATTCCCATCATTGGGCGGAGGTGATCGAGCAGGTGAATTCCGGCGAGATGCCTCCGAAGAAAGAGAAGAAACCGACGCAGGAGGAAATCGAGGCATTCGTCACCAGTCTCGACTCACGAATCAAAGAGGGCAGGGCGGGGCGAATGGCAGCGCGGCCAGCGGTGACTCATTATCGCCTGAGCCGGAAAGAGTATCAAAACACGGTCTATGACCTGCTCGGCGTGCGATACGATCCCGCCAAGCCCGGGGAGCTGAACGAAGACACGCTGTGGCATGGATTCGAGCGCATCGGCTCGGAGCTGTCGCTTTCGCCGTCGCATGTGGATCGTTATTACCGTGCTGCGGGGACAGTGCTCGACCGCGCTTTTCCTCCCGCAGCATCTGGCGAGGCTCGCAAAGTCCGCAAGACTGCAGCGGATCTGCGTTACAACGGAGGCAAGGAACAGCAGGCGGCGCTGGACCGCTTCGGCATCAAGCGTCCACTGCGTTATCTCCTCTTTCCAGGCACCGTTCAGAATGCGCTTTCACCCCAGTGGTTCGGGAAGATGGGGCCGGAGCATAGCGGGCTCTACAAAGTCCGCATCCAGGCCAGCGGCATCCGGCCCCTCGGTGGCCAGCCGGCTCATTTGAGCATCGGCAAGCGCACTGGAGAGGAGACGGTGGACAGTGTCATTGACCTGGACATCACCGCACCGGAGGACAAGCCGCAGGTCTATGAGTTCGAGGTGTTTCTCGAGATGCCCGCGACACTGGACTTCTGCATCGTGGCCACGGATGTGGTGGACAGACGGAGTGGCGCGGCCTTCCGCAATGCCCTCTCCAGCAGAGGCGGCTACATTTTCACGCATAGCAGCGAGACCGTGCTCTTGAACCCTAACGCCCCGCAGATGTTCGATGACAAAGGCAACGGCCTTTTTTCAACAGTGCTGCTCGATTGGATCGAATGGGAAGGGCCGCTGGCGACGGAAGTGGAAAAGTCCCGGCGCAAGGACGTGGTCCCCGCCGATGACGCGACACCCGAAGTCGTCGCGGAACATCTGCAACGCTTTGCCGAACGCGCCTGGCGCAGGTCTGTCAACAAGGAGGAACTGGAGCCATATTTGCAATCTTACCGGATCGAACGCGAGGCCGGTGAAAAACCTGCCGAAGCCTATCGTGTGGCGATGCAAGGCGTGCTGACCTCACGAAATTTCCTCTACCTCGTCGAAGGCGAGCCAACGGCCCGCGAGCAACTCACTGACATGGAACTTGCATCGCGGCTCTCGTATTTTCTCTGGAGTTCGATGCCGGATGAAACTCTTTTCAATGCAGCCAAAGGAGGCGGTCTGAAGGACGAGGGATTGAAAAAGGAGCTGGACCGGATTTTGACGGACAGCAAGATCAACCGCTTCGTGGATGACTTCTCGCGGCAGTGGTTGCAACTGCACCGTGTTGGCATGTTCCCGCCGGACAAAAAGCTCTACCCCGCCTACGACCGCTGGCTCGAAATGAGCATGCGGGCCGAGCCTGTGGAGTTCTTCCGCGAAATGCTCACGAAGAACCTGCCCATGGAGTCCTTTCTTGATTCCGACTGGACCATGGCCAATTCCCGGCTCTGCGATTTCTACGGATTGCCGGAGCCGAAGACAGCCAGCTTCCAGCGTGTCTCCCTCAAGCCCGAGGATCGTCGTGGCGGACTTCTGACGATGGGGGCGACGCTCGGGCTGACCTCGGACGGAACGCGTCACCGCCCGGTGCACCGGGGCGTCTGGCTCAGCGAGGTGATCTTTGCCAAGACGCCCCCGCCACCGCCGGCCAACGTGCCAGCGATCGAACCCAATCCGCCCAAAAGCCCCAAGGCGACCCTTCGGGATAAACTGGAGGCGCACCGCAACGACGCGAATTGCGCCGCCTGCCATGCAAAGATTGATCCGCTCGGCCTCGCCTGGGATAACTACGATGCCATCGGTCAGTGGCGCACGCATGAAAATGTCGCGGCAGGAGTCGGGGCAAACCCTTTGGTGAATCCCAGTGGCGAGATGCCCGACGGTCGTGCCTTCAAAGATGCCAACGATTTCAAACGCTTGCTGATCGAAGATCGCGAGAAGTTCGTGCAAGCCTTCATCGAACACCTCTGCACCTACGGCCTCCGCCGCGTGCTCACCGTGGATGACCAGGAAGACATCACGGCCATCGTCACCGAAGCGAAGAAAAACCAATACGGGGTCAAGGACATCGTCCGGGCCGTGGCTCTCTCGAAGCTGATGAGAAAGCGATGA
- a CDS encoding GxxExxY protein: MTQDAKIQSAGLPQSKGDPVTHAFIGHAMKVHSAVGPGLGEEIYHQELVGALTKGGIVHLSKPRRDLVYRGIVADTFEPDFVIEEHFIPELKCLRGSFAPEHLVQVFCYCKFWRLRTCLLVDFGKQSLMWKRLLYRSQSAGFTETSLPDFVSNRVLATTIIQAISQCLDEVGLGYRQTTWNGLVRAAMQATGFQVHLNPTVTVLSHPGITVCSLVVNGACAVYVTALTDGINATDRATLQTHLRWLNLGWGIMFHFGKSTADLAFVQHPKR; this comes from the coding sequence ATGACTCAAGATGCTAAAATTCAATCGGCTGGTCTCCCTCAATCTAAGGGAGACCCAGTTACGCATGCTTTCATTGGGCACGCAATGAAAGTGCACTCAGCCGTTGGGCCTGGGCTTGGTGAGGAGATCTACCATCAAGAGCTTGTCGGTGCCCTCACAAAGGGGGGTATTGTGCACCTTTCAAAACCGAGGCGGGATTTGGTCTATCGCGGGATTGTGGCGGATACCTTCGAGCCTGATTTCGTCATTGAGGAGCATTTCATTCCGGAGTTGAAATGTCTCCGTGGATCATTTGCGCCAGAACACTTGGTTCAGGTGTTCTGCTACTGCAAGTTTTGGCGACTACGTACCTGTCTGCTGGTTGATTTCGGCAAGCAGAGTCTAATGTGGAAGCGATTGTTATATCGTTCGCAATCAGCGGGATTCACAGAAACCAGTCTGCCCGATTTCGTTTCAAATCGAGTCCTGGCGACCACCATCATCCAAGCTATCAGTCAATGCCTGGACGAAGTCGGTCTTGGTTATCGGCAAACGACCTGGAACGGTCTGGTCAGGGCGGCCATGCAAGCCACCGGTTTCCAAGTTCATCTCAATCCAACCGTCACCGTTCTCAGCCACCCTGGCATCACGGTGTGCAGTCTTGTCGTCAATGGTGCCTGCGCAGTCTATGTCACGGCGCTGACCGATGGCATCAACGCCACGGATCGCGCAACCCTTCAAACCCATCTCCGCTGGCTTAATCTTGGTTGGGGCATCATGTTTCATTTTGGCAAATCCACCGCCGACTTAGCCTTCGTCCAACATCCCAAAAGGTAA
- a CDS encoding DUF1552 domain-containing protein, which yields MNYLSQSWLIDRRHALKALGSFISLPLLECMVPLRAAAAEKITATPRRSAFIYLANGVHSLNYQITTSGKDYKFSRSLMPLEKHRQVITPISGLHHPGSLSHHHNCISVWLTGGKLGPSDKNTISVDQKMAEVTAQHTRYPSLEVAITQESLAWTADGVRLPAMRRCSEIFSSMFEEPKGGIAAQRRALRRKGSVLDDNLAEVRRLEKKMGTQDKGRMDQYLTSVREAEIRTRRADAWLDTPLPAISEADRKRTNRDIADTKAGDYFRTVYDLMVLAFQTDMTRVATFSLGGEGQAIAIPEIGITESRHQLSHHGGDLGYMEKLTNYDTFAIEQFSYFLTRLAETHDLNGKSLLGSTMSLFGSGMSYGHSHGNANLPLVLAGGSDLGLKHGQHLDFNKMSPGFQGYALDPEGALTTAHYQLCSRPANTDAHMSNLLLLMAQRMGVETDQFGDSNKVITL from the coding sequence ATGAACTACCTCTCCCAATCCTGGCTGATTGATCGCCGGCATGCGCTCAAAGCACTGGGCTCGTTTATCTCCCTGCCTCTGCTGGAATGCATGGTGCCGCTTCGCGCAGCGGCGGCAGAGAAGATTACTGCCACACCACGGCGCAGCGCCTTCATTTATTTGGCGAATGGCGTCCATTCGCTGAACTACCAGATCACCACCTCAGGGAAAGACTACAAGTTCTCCCGGTCGCTCATGCCTCTGGAAAAGCACCGCCAGGTCATCACTCCCATCAGCGGTCTGCATCATCCGGGAAGCCTCAGTCATCACCACAACTGCATCAGCGTCTGGCTAACGGGAGGAAAGCTCGGACCTTCCGATAAGAACACCATCTCGGTGGACCAGAAGATGGCCGAAGTCACCGCGCAGCATACCCGCTACCCGTCGCTGGAGGTTGCCATCACTCAGGAATCTCTCGCCTGGACGGCTGACGGAGTCCGGTTGCCTGCGATGCGCCGTTGCAGTGAGATCTTTTCCTCCATGTTTGAGGAACCGAAAGGCGGCATCGCAGCCCAGCGGCGGGCCTTGCGCCGCAAAGGCAGCGTGCTGGATGACAACCTCGCCGAAGTACGTCGGCTAGAGAAGAAAATGGGAACGCAGGACAAAGGGCGCATGGATCAATACCTCACCTCCGTTCGCGAGGCAGAGATCCGCACGCGCAGGGCCGATGCCTGGCTTGATACGCCGCTGCCCGCTATATCCGAAGCGGACCGCAAACGCACCAACCGTGATATCGCGGACACCAAGGCAGGGGATTATTTCCGCACGGTCTATGACCTCATGGTGCTGGCGTTTCAAACGGACATGACCCGCGTGGCCACCTTCAGTCTAGGCGGTGAAGGCCAGGCCATTGCCATCCCAGAAATCGGCATCACAGAGTCACGTCACCAGCTCAGCCACCACGGCGGAGATCTGGGCTACATGGAAAAGCTAACCAACTATGATACCTTTGCCATCGAGCAGTTCAGCTACTTCCTCACTCGGCTAGCGGAGACCCATGACCTCAATGGCAAGTCGTTGCTCGGCTCCACCATGTCCCTCTTTGGCAGCGGCATGTCCTACGGCCACAGCCATGGCAATGCCAACCTCCCACTGGTGCTCGCTGGCGGCTCGGACCTCGGTCTTAAGCACGGGCAGCACCTGGACTTTAACAAGATGTCTCCAGGATTCCAAGGCTACGCGCTCGATCCCGAAGGAGCACTTACGACCGCGCATTACCAGCTCTGCAGCCGCCCCGCAAACACCGATGCCCACATGAGCAACCTGCTCCTTCTCATGGCCCAACGCATGGGCGTGGAGACTGACCAGTTTGGCGACAGCAACAAGGTGATCACACTATGA